One stretch of Amycolatopsis sp. 195334CR DNA includes these proteins:
- the murD gene encoding UDP-N-acetylmuramoyl-L-alanine--D-glutamate ligase → MELAGRRVLVAGAGVTGKSVVTALLGLGAEVTVTDGNAERLAALDGLGAALAPGLTAPPEGTALVVTSPGWRPTAPLLVAAEAAGVEVIGDVELAWRIGQDLPEPPVWLAVTGTNGKTTTVAMLESVLRAAGVDAVACGNVGYAVLDAVLAGHRVLAVELSSFQLHWSRTLAPRASVVLNLAEDHIDWHGSMAEYAAAKGKIHQFSETVVHNSLDEWSVRLASAYAPETAARVGIGVDTPRPGELGVVEDLLVDRAFVADPVHHAEELASLSDVRPAGPHNVLNALTAAALARAHGVPAEAIAKGLREFQPVAHRAVEIAEVGGVRYVNDSKATNPHAAAGSLGAYPAVVWIAGGQLKGAAVDALVEAAADRLRGVVLLGVDAPVIAAALTRHAPDVPVKMLRPGDDEPMTAAVSAASAMARPGDAVVLAPAAASLDMFRDYAQRGDAFTAAVHALAGRGPNSDRS, encoded by the coding sequence ATGGAGTTGGCCGGACGCCGGGTGCTCGTGGCCGGGGCCGGGGTGACCGGGAAGTCCGTGGTCACCGCGTTGCTCGGCCTCGGCGCCGAGGTCACCGTCACCGACGGCAACGCCGAGCGCCTCGCCGCACTGGACGGGCTCGGGGCCGCGCTGGCCCCCGGCCTGACCGCACCGCCCGAGGGCACCGCGCTGGTGGTGACCAGCCCCGGCTGGCGCCCGACCGCGCCGCTGCTGGTGGCCGCCGAGGCGGCCGGGGTCGAGGTGATCGGCGACGTCGAACTGGCCTGGCGGATCGGGCAGGACCTGCCGGAGCCGCCGGTCTGGCTGGCGGTCACCGGGACCAACGGCAAGACCACCACGGTGGCCATGCTGGAGTCGGTGCTGCGCGCGGCCGGGGTGGACGCGGTGGCCTGCGGCAACGTCGGTTACGCGGTGCTGGACGCGGTGCTCGCCGGGCACCGGGTGCTGGCCGTGGAGCTGTCGAGCTTCCAGCTGCACTGGTCGCGGACGCTGGCGCCGCGGGCGTCGGTGGTGCTCAACCTGGCCGAGGACCACATCGACTGGCACGGCTCGATGGCCGAGTACGCCGCCGCCAAGGGCAAGATCCACCAGTTCTCGGAAACCGTGGTGCACAACTCGCTCGACGAGTGGTCGGTCCGGCTGGCCTCGGCGTACGCGCCGGAAACCGCCGCCAGGGTCGGCATCGGGGTGGACACCCCGCGCCCCGGCGAGCTGGGCGTGGTGGAGGACCTGCTGGTCGACCGCGCTTTCGTGGCCGACCCGGTGCACCACGCCGAAGAACTGGCCTCGCTGTCCGACGTGCGCCCGGCCGGGCCGCACAACGTGCTGAACGCGCTCACCGCGGCGGCGCTGGCGCGGGCGCACGGCGTGCCCGCCGAGGCGATCGCCAAGGGGCTGCGGGAGTTCCAGCCGGTCGCGCACCGGGCGGTGGAGATCGCCGAGGTCGGCGGGGTGCGCTACGTCAACGACTCCAAGGCCACCAACCCGCACGCCGCCGCCGGTTCGCTCGGCGCCTACCCGGCTGTGGTCTGGATTGCCGGCGGCCAGCTCAAGGGCGCCGCGGTGGACGCGCTGGTCGAAGCCGCCGCCGACCGCCTGCGCGGGGTGGTCCTGCTCGGCGTGGACGCGCCGGTGATCGCCGCCGCTTTGACGCGACACGCGCCGGATGTCCCGGTGAAGATGCTCCGCCCGGGTGACGATGAGCCCATGACAGCGGCGGTGAGTGCGGCCAGTGCCATGGCACGCCCGGGGGACGCGGTGGTGCTCGCGCCCGCGGCCGCCTCCTTGGACATGTTCCGCGACTACGCCCAGCGGGGCGACGCTTTCACGGCCGCGGTGC
- the mraY gene encoding phospho-N-acetylmuramoyl-pentapeptide-transferase, which yields MISILIAASVGLLVSILLTPYLIRVFSRQGFGQEIREEGPAGHKSKRGTPTMGGVAIIIAMVVGYFVAHLINWMGDDSSSGPSASGLLVLFLGVGLGVVGFLDDFIKIRKQRNLGLNKTAKIVGQVVVGVAFAVLALQFADENGLSPASMNLSYVRDIELIVLPIPLFVLFTLVVISGWSNAVNFTDGLDGLAGGAAAMVLATYVVISFWQARLSCAESPAAACYNVRDPLDLAVVAAAATGACVGFLWWNAAPAKIFMGDTGSLALGGLVAGLSMTTRTELLAIVIGGLFMVEMISVVLQIAVFRTTRRRLFRMAPFHHHFELAGWAETTVIIRFWLLSAICCMFGLGLFYSEQLAGGG from the coding sequence GTGATCAGCATCCTGATCGCGGCATCCGTCGGCCTGCTGGTCTCCATCCTGCTCACGCCCTACCTGATCCGGGTGTTCTCCCGGCAGGGCTTCGGCCAGGAGATCCGCGAGGAGGGCCCGGCCGGGCACAAGTCCAAGCGCGGCACGCCGACCATGGGTGGCGTGGCGATCATCATCGCGATGGTGGTCGGCTACTTCGTCGCCCACCTGATCAACTGGATGGGCGACGACTCCAGCAGCGGCCCGTCGGCTTCCGGCCTGCTGGTGCTCTTCCTCGGCGTCGGCCTCGGCGTGGTGGGCTTCCTCGACGACTTCATCAAGATCCGCAAGCAGCGCAACCTCGGCCTGAACAAGACGGCGAAGATCGTCGGCCAGGTCGTGGTCGGCGTCGCCTTCGCGGTGCTCGCGCTGCAGTTCGCCGACGAGAACGGGCTCAGCCCGGCGTCGATGAACCTGTCCTACGTGCGCGACATCGAGCTGATCGTGCTGCCGATCCCGCTGTTCGTGCTGTTCACCCTGGTGGTCATCTCCGGCTGGTCGAACGCGGTGAACTTCACCGACGGCCTGGACGGCCTCGCCGGTGGCGCGGCGGCGATGGTGCTGGCCACCTACGTGGTGATCTCGTTCTGGCAGGCCAGGCTCAGCTGCGCGGAGAGCCCGGCCGCCGCCTGCTACAACGTGCGCGACCCGCTGGACCTCGCGGTGGTCGCCGCGGCCGCCACCGGCGCCTGCGTCGGCTTCCTGTGGTGGAACGCCGCGCCCGCGAAGATCTTCATGGGCGACACCGGTTCGCTGGCCCTCGGTGGCCTGGTCGCCGGGCTGTCCATGACCACCCGCACCGAACTGCTCGCCATCGTCATCGGCGGCCTGTTCATGGTCGAGATGATCTCGGTGGTGCTGCAGATCGCGGTCTTCCGCACCACCCGGCGGCGGTTGTTCCGGATGGCGCCGTTCCACCACCACTTCGAACTGGCCGGCTGGGCCGAGACCACGGTGATCATCCGGTTCTGGCTGCTCTCGGCCATCTGCTGCATGTTCGGCCTCGGCCTGTTCTACAGCGAGCAGCTCGCCGGCGGCGGCTGA
- the murF gene encoding UDP-N-acetylmuramoyl-tripeptide--D-alanyl-D-alanine ligase — MIALTLAEIAEIVGGRLHGTDGSPLVTGSVEFDSRKLTDGGLFLALPGEKVDGHTFAGKAVAAGAAGVLAAREVDAPSVIVPPLADGEANERAMVLSGDTDGSGAAVLAALGKLARHVVDELAKTGLTVVGVTGSSGKTSTKDLIAQLLEPLGPTVAPPGSFNNELGHPWTALCADASTRYLVLEMSARGPGHIAELAKIAPPRIGVVLNVGSAHVGEFGSREGIAQAKGELPESLPEDGVAVLNFDDPLVAGMASRTKARIVGVGEHPDATVRAEDLVLDEQARASFRLVTPAGSAEVKLPLHGEHHVGNALSAAAVALELGASLADVAAQLSAVTRRSARRMEVTTREDGLVVLNDSYNANPESVRAALKTLASMSAGRRSWAVLGVMGELGADSVTAHDEIGRLAVRLNIGRLVVVGEDAAAMHQGASHEGSWGEESVLVPDTDAAIALLREQLRPQDVVLVKASKVAALWRVADAVLTPAGGEA, encoded by the coding sequence GGGAGAAGGTCGACGGGCACACCTTCGCCGGGAAGGCGGTCGCCGCCGGGGCGGCCGGGGTGCTCGCGGCTCGTGAGGTCGACGCGCCATCGGTGATCGTGCCGCCGCTGGCCGACGGCGAGGCGAACGAGCGCGCGATGGTGCTCAGCGGCGACACCGACGGTTCCGGCGCCGCCGTGCTGGCCGCGCTCGGCAAGCTCGCCAGGCACGTGGTCGACGAGCTGGCGAAAACCGGGCTGACCGTGGTCGGCGTGACCGGTTCCTCCGGCAAGACCTCCACCAAGGACCTGATCGCGCAGCTGCTCGAACCGCTCGGCCCGACGGTCGCGCCACCCGGCTCCTTCAACAACGAGCTGGGCCACCCGTGGACCGCGCTGTGTGCCGACGCGAGCACCCGGTACCTCGTGCTGGAGATGTCCGCACGCGGGCCGGGGCACATTGCCGAGCTGGCGAAGATCGCGCCGCCGCGCATCGGCGTGGTGCTCAACGTGGGTAGCGCGCACGTCGGCGAGTTCGGCTCGCGCGAGGGCATCGCGCAGGCCAAGGGGGAGCTGCCCGAGTCGCTGCCCGAGGACGGCGTCGCGGTGCTCAACTTCGACGATCCGCTGGTCGCGGGCATGGCTTCGCGGACGAAGGCGCGGATCGTCGGCGTCGGCGAGCACCCCGACGCGACCGTCCGCGCCGAGGACCTGGTGCTCGACGAGCAGGCCCGCGCCTCCTTCCGGCTGGTCACCCCGGCCGGTTCCGCCGAGGTGAAGCTGCCGCTGCACGGCGAGCACCACGTCGGCAACGCGCTCTCGGCCGCCGCGGTGGCACTGGAACTCGGCGCCTCGCTGGCCGACGTGGCCGCCCAGCTGTCGGCGGTGACCCGGCGCTCGGCCCGGCGCATGGAGGTCACGACCAGGGAAGACGGCCTGGTCGTGCTGAACGATTCGTACAACGCCAACCCGGAATCGGTCCGGGCGGCGCTGAAGACGCTCGCCTCGATGAGCGCGGGCCGCCGATCTTGGGCGGTCCTCGGTGTGATGGGCGAACTCGGTGCCGATAGCGTGACCGCGCACGACGAGATCGGCCGCCTGGCCGTCCGGCTCAACATCGGCAGGCTCGTGGTGGTCGGCGAGGACGCCGCCGCGATGCATCAAGGCGCAAGCCACGAAGGTTCATGGGGAGAGGAGTCCGTCCTGGTGCCCGACACCGACGCCGCCATCGCCTTGCTTCGCGAACAGCTGCGGCCGCAGGACGTGGTGCTGGTCAAGGCATCCAAGGTCGCCGCGCTCTGGCGGGTGGCCGACGCGGTGCTCACCCCCGCTGGCGGTGAGGCGTGA